The DNA segment CATGGGGACGCATAGTGAACTCTAGCCCCCTCTCGACTGGTGCCGTCGGGCATGCCGGTCGGGCGAGTGCGGGCTCAATCCGCCGCGAGACGTGCTTCAGCCAAGTGGGCCTGGATGGCGTCGCGGTGCCTGGTGAGGATGTCGATCCTGCTCTGGATGTTCTCCAGCTCGCGGGCCAGGCCGGCGGCGAGTTCCGTGTCCGCCTTCGCCCGCAGCGACTCCCCCGCCCCGGTGAAACAGCAGCCGATGTCCTTGATGGCCTCGGTGCCGAGGCCGGACCTGAGCAGGTCGCGAACCCGCTCGGCGCATACGAGGGACTCCTCGGAGTAATCCCGGTAACCGTTGGGGAGACGACGGGGGTGAAGCAGGCCCAGCTGCTCGTAATAGCGCAGCGAGCGGCTGCTGATCCCGGTGTGCTGGGACAGCTCACTGATCTTCACGCCGCATCCTGTTCGCCGTCGTCTTGACCTTGACATCGGTGTGAAAGTTTACCGTTCCAGCCGTGAACAGCCTTGTCAAAACCACGTCATCTCTCCGGTCCGGGCGTGCCGGCCTGGCCGTCCTGTTCCTGGCCGGCTTCATGTCGATCACTACGGAGACGCTGCCCATGGGGTTGCTGCCCCAGGTGAGCGGTGGCCTCGGTGTCTCGGAGTCGCGGGCCGGCCTGCTGGTGGCCCTGTACGCCTTCGTCATCATGGTGGTGACGCTGCCGATCACGGCCCGAACCGCGCACTGGCCGCAGCGGCGTCTGCTCCTCGTCATCATGGCCGTGTTCGTGCTGAGCAATCTGCTGCTCGCCGCGGCCCCTTCCTACGCTGTGGCTGTCGTCGCCCGTCTGATCGCCGCTTCGACGCACGGGGTCCTCTGGTCGGTCCTACCCGTGTACGCCACCCGCCTCGTCCCGCCGGAGCGGGCGGGCCGCGCCGTTGCCGCCGTATTCGCGAGCAACTCCGCCGCGCTGGCCCTTGGTGTGCCGCTGGGAACCACCGTCGGCAACGCGCTGGGCTGGCGCAGCGCCTTCGTCCTGCTCGCCGCGGTGGCCGCACTCGCCCTCGTCACCGCGCCACTCCTGCTGCCTGAGGCGTCCGGCTCACCGGAGACGCGGGTCACGGCCCTGGCCGCCTTCAAACTCCCGGGCGTGCTCACCGTCACCGTCGCCACGACCTTGGTCATGCTCGGCCACTTCAGCCTCTACTCCTACGTCTCGCCCTACTTGCGGCACATCGGCGTCAGCTCGGCAGCGGCAGGCCCGGCGCTGCTCGCCTTCGGACTCGCGGGAGTCGCCGGAGTGTGGACGACCGGCGTACTGGTCGATCACCGTCCCCGCGGCGCGACCCTGCTCTTCGTCGGCGCGATGGCACTGGTCTTCGCGGCGTTGGCCGCCACGGGCAGGGCCACGTCCGTGAGTCTCGTCCTGATCGTCGTATGGGGCCTGCTCTTCGCGGGTCTGCCCACCCTCTTGCAGTCCGCCGCGCTCACGGCCGCACCGCAGGCCCAGGCCGCGGTGTCCGCGCTGTACGTCATCGGCGTCAACCTCAGTATCGGCGGCGGGTCCATCGTGGGCGGGCAGGTACTGGACCGTCTGGGAGTGGCGTCCTTGCCGCTACTCGCCGTCGTGCCCACGACCGCGGCATGGTTCATCGTCGTCGGCGCCCGCCGCCATGCCTTCCCCCGGCGCCCGATCGCCAGTGCCGGCGCCCGGTCGGAACGGGACAGCGGCGACAGCGTGCCCCGCGAGGCGGACGAGGCGCCACTCATCGCCCGGCCGTCCGCCGACATCGGCCGAGCGGACGCCGCGAGCCCTTCGTCTCCGGAACGGTCAACCACGGTGAGGTGTGACTGAGCGTACCGATCTGCCGTGGGGGGACGGCAGTTGACGGAAACCCGCATGTCGCCGTGCGCCCGGGGGAGGCTGAGCCAGGCCTTGTTCGTGACCGGTGGCGCTGGCTGGTGCCACGGGCAGGCCACCGGCGGTGAGTCCGTCCGCCGACCGGTGGCCGACGGCGGGCCGATGGCCACCGGCGATCCGAGGGCGTTGTCAGACCCCCGTGTCACGCTCGGTGCATGGGATTCTTCGATGATCTGGTGA comes from the Streptomyces sp. NBC_01471 genome and includes:
- a CDS encoding MerR family transcriptional regulator, with protein sequence MKISELSQHTGISSRSLRYYEQLGLLHPRRLPNGYRDYSEESLVCAERVRDLLRSGLGTEAIKDIGCCFTGAGESLRAKADTELAAGLARELENIQSRIDILTRHRDAIQAHLAEARLAAD
- a CDS encoding MFS transporter, which translates into the protein MNSLVKTTSSLRSGRAGLAVLFLAGFMSITTETLPMGLLPQVSGGLGVSESRAGLLVALYAFVIMVVTLPITARTAHWPQRRLLLVIMAVFVLSNLLLAAAPSYAVAVVARLIAASTHGVLWSVLPVYATRLVPPERAGRAVAAVFASNSAALALGVPLGTTVGNALGWRSAFVLLAAVAALALVTAPLLLPEASGSPETRVTALAAFKLPGVLTVTVATTLVMLGHFSLYSYVSPYLRHIGVSSAAAGPALLAFGLAGVAGVWTTGVLVDHRPRGATLLFVGAMALVFAALAATGRATSVSLVLIVVWGLLFAGLPTLLQSAALTAAPQAQAAVSALYVIGVNLSIGGGSIVGGQVLDRLGVASLPLLAVVPTTAAWFIVVGARRHAFPRRPIASAGARSERDSGDSVPREADEAPLIARPSADIGRADAASPSSPERSTTVRCD